One Microbacterium sp. W4I20 DNA window includes the following coding sequences:
- a CDS encoding LLM class flavin-dependent oxidoreductase → MTRQIRFNAFDMNCVAHQSSGLWRHPDDRSRQYNTISYWTDLAKLLESATFDGIFIADVLGTYDVYGGTNEAAIRNGAQVPVNDPILLVSAMAAVTEHLGFGITAGTAFEHPYPFARRLSTLDHLTQGRIGWNVVTGYLPSAARNMGQEDQLAHDDRYDHADEYVEVLYKLWEGSWEDDAVIEDRESGIFTDHTKVHPIGHEGKHFSVPGIHISEPSPQRTPVIYQAGASPRGVRFASENAEAIFVAAPSKEVLAGTVKRIRDGLEAAGRGRYDARIYTLLTVITAATSEEATAKHAEYLSYASPEGALTFMSGWMGVDLSQYAEDEPVGNVESNAIQSVLQHLKEEADLGREWTVGDFGRHNAIGGLGPTIVGSGEEIADELQSWVDETDIDGFNLAYAVTPGTWQDVIDHVIPVLRARGAYPEEYTPGTLRHKLQGKGDRVQDTHRAAKYRIGSPARV, encoded by the coding sequence ATGACCCGACAGATCCGCTTCAACGCCTTCGACATGAACTGCGTCGCCCACCAGTCGTCCGGCCTGTGGCGGCATCCGGATGACCGCTCGCGCCAGTACAACACGATCTCCTACTGGACGGATCTCGCGAAGCTGCTCGAGAGTGCGACGTTCGACGGCATCTTCATCGCCGACGTGCTCGGCACCTACGACGTCTACGGCGGCACGAACGAGGCCGCGATCCGCAACGGTGCCCAGGTGCCGGTGAACGACCCGATCCTGCTGGTCAGCGCGATGGCCGCGGTCACCGAGCACCTCGGGTTCGGCATCACCGCGGGCACCGCGTTCGAGCACCCGTACCCGTTCGCCCGGCGTCTGAGCACACTCGACCACCTCACGCAGGGTCGCATCGGCTGGAACGTCGTGACCGGCTACCTGCCCAGCGCCGCGCGCAACATGGGCCAGGAGGATCAGCTCGCACACGACGACCGCTACGACCACGCCGACGAGTACGTCGAGGTGCTCTACAAGCTGTGGGAGGGGTCGTGGGAAGACGATGCCGTCATCGAGGACCGCGAGAGCGGCATCTTCACGGACCACACCAAGGTGCATCCGATCGGGCATGAGGGCAAGCACTTCAGCGTTCCCGGCATCCACATCTCCGAGCCGTCCCCGCAACGCACCCCGGTGATCTATCAGGCCGGTGCGAGCCCCCGCGGCGTGCGCTTCGCGTCGGAGAACGCCGAGGCGATCTTCGTCGCAGCCCCCTCGAAGGAGGTGCTCGCCGGGACCGTGAAGCGCATCCGCGACGGCCTCGAGGCGGCCGGCCGCGGGCGGTACGACGCGCGGATCTACACGCTGCTCACCGTCATCACGGCGGCGACCAGCGAAGAGGCCACGGCGAAGCATGCCGAGTACCTCTCGTACGCGAGCCCGGAGGGCGCGCTGACCTTCATGTCGGGCTGGATGGGCGTCGACCTCTCGCAGTACGCCGAGGACGAGCCGGTCGGCAACGTCGAGTCCAACGCGATCCAGTCCGTGCTGCAGCACCTCAAGGAGGAAGCGGACCTCGGGCGTGAATGGACCGTCGGCGACTTCGGTCGGCACAACGCCATCGGCGGCCTCGGACCCACGATCGTCGGCTCCGGCGAGGAGATCGCTGACGAGTTGCAGTCCTGGGTCGACGAGACCGACATCGACGGGTTCAACCTCGCCTACGCGGTCACGCCGGGCACCTGGCAGGACGTGATCGACCACGTCATCCCGGTGCTCCGCGCCCGCGGCGCCTACCCCGAGGAGTACACGCCGGGCACCCTGCGCCACAAGCTGCAGGGCAAGGGCGACCGGGTGCAGGACACGCACCGCGCCGCGAAGTACCGGATCGGGTCGCCGGCCCGCGTGTAG
- a CDS encoding helix-turn-helix transcriptional regulator: MSIDREALAGFLRLRRDTLQPEDVGLQRGRRRRTEGLRREEVAALSHMSADYYARLERGDGPLPSEQMLAAIAQGLHLTIDERDHVFRLAGHQPPPRGGTSDHISPGMLRILDRLEDTPAEIVTELGETLRQTALGVALTGDTASIQGPERSLGYRWFSDPQTRRLYAPEEHDFLSRLWTSGLREVIGRRGPASRAARMAAALLEQSAEFRQLWETHEVGLRPRETKRFVHPELGPLELTCQSLLDPEHSHALLVYTAIPGSESHEKLRLLSALAPRVAV, encoded by the coding sequence ATGTCGATCGATCGAGAAGCGCTCGCGGGGTTCCTGCGTCTGCGTCGTGACACGCTGCAGCCGGAGGATGTCGGGCTGCAGCGCGGACGGCGACGGCGCACCGAGGGGCTGCGGCGCGAGGAGGTGGCGGCGCTCAGTCACATGTCGGCCGACTACTACGCGCGCCTCGAGCGCGGAGACGGTCCGCTGCCGTCTGAGCAGATGCTCGCCGCGATCGCCCAGGGCCTCCACCTGACGATCGACGAGCGCGATCATGTGTTCCGACTGGCCGGCCATCAGCCGCCGCCGCGCGGCGGAACGAGTGACCACATCAGTCCGGGGATGCTGCGGATCCTCGACCGGCTCGAAGACACCCCGGCCGAGATCGTGACGGAACTCGGCGAGACGCTGCGCCAGACCGCGCTGGGCGTGGCCCTCACCGGAGACACGGCGTCGATCCAGGGGCCGGAGCGCAGCCTCGGATACCGCTGGTTCAGCGACCCGCAGACGCGACGGCTCTACGCACCCGAAGAGCACGACTTCCTCTCGCGCCTCTGGACATCGGGGCTCCGTGAGGTGATCGGTCGGCGCGGGCCGGCGTCACGCGCGGCGCGAATGGCGGCAGCGCTGCTCGAGCAGAGCGCGGAGTTCCGGCAGCTCTGGGAGACGCACGAGGTGGGGCTCCGCCCGCGGGAGACGAAGCGCTTCGTGCACCCCGAGCTCGGCCCGCTCGAACTCACCTGCCAGAGTCTGCTCGACCCCGAGCACTCGCACGCGCTGCTGGTCTACACGGCGATCCCGGGCTCGGAGAGCCACGAGAAGCTGCGGCTGCTCTCCGCACTCGCCCCGCGCGTCGCCGTCTGA
- the msrB gene encoding peptide-methionine (R)-S-oxide reductase MsrB translates to MSNDYTRTPEAISALTHLQYEVTQQDATEPPFRNAYWNTHDDGIYVDVVSGEPLFSSTDKFDSGTGWPSFTKPIDADAVTTRTDRKLFMKRTEARSAAADSHLGHVFDDGPRDAGGLRYCMNSAALRFIPADRLEEEGYGRYSRLFSTDTPTTGTEISEEQS, encoded by the coding sequence ATGTCGAACGACTACACCAGGACCCCCGAGGCGATCAGTGCCCTCACCCACCTCCAGTACGAGGTCACGCAGCAGGATGCGACGGAGCCGCCGTTCCGCAACGCCTACTGGAACACCCACGACGACGGCATCTACGTCGACGTCGTCTCGGGCGAGCCGCTGTTCTCGTCGACCGACAAGTTCGACAGCGGAACGGGCTGGCCGAGCTTCACCAAGCCGATCGATGCGGATGCCGTGACCACGCGCACCGATCGCAAGCTGTTCATGAAGCGCACCGAGGCGCGCTCGGCCGCAGCCGACAGCCATCTGGGCCACGTCTTCGACGACGGGCCGCGCGACGCGGGAGGATTGCGGTACTGCATGAACTCCGCCGCCTTGCGGTTCATCCCCGCTGACAGGCTCGAGGAAGAGGGATACGGTCGCTACAGCCGTCTCTTCTCCACCGACACCCCCACCACCGGCACTGAAATCTCTGAGGAGCAGTCATGA
- the msrA gene encoding peptide-methionine (S)-S-oxide reductase MsrA yields the protein MTDTGTITRTPGTETAVLAGGCFWGMEDLIRRQPGVLSTRVGYTGGSNDHATYRNHPGHAEAVEIVFDPTKTTYRDILAFFFQIHDPSTKDRQGNDRGSSYRSTIFPLSPEQETVARDTIADVDASGLWPGKAVTTIEPEGPFWEAEEEHQDYLIKYPNGYTCHFPRAGWVLPKRETATV from the coding sequence ATGACCGACACCGGAACCATCACCCGCACCCCCGGCACCGAGACGGCCGTCCTGGCCGGCGGTTGTTTCTGGGGCATGGAAGACCTGATCCGCCGCCAGCCCGGCGTGCTCTCGACGCGCGTCGGCTACACGGGCGGGTCGAACGACCACGCCACGTACCGCAACCACCCCGGCCACGCCGAGGCCGTCGAGATCGTCTTCGACCCGACGAAGACGACGTACCGCGACATCCTGGCGTTCTTCTTCCAGATCCACGACCCGTCGACCAAGGACCGCCAGGGCAACGACCGCGGGTCGAGCTACCGCTCCACGATCTTCCCACTCAGCCCCGAGCAGGAGACCGTCGCGCGCGACACGATCGCCGACGTCGACGCCTCCGGCCTCTGGCCCGGCAAGGCCGTCACCACGATCGAGCCCGAGGGCCCGTTCTGGGAGGCCGAGGAGGAACACCAGGACTACCTCATCAAGTACCCGAACGGCTACACCTGCCACTTCCCGCGCGCGGGATGGGTGCTGCCGAAGCGGGAGACCGCGACCGTCTGA
- a CDS encoding antitoxin MazE-like protein translates to MTVKSRVAEYRRRMRERGLRPIQVWVPDVRTPSFAVEAARQSALVAHGRHAHEEQQYVESISAPWDDE, encoded by the coding sequence ATGACCGTGAAGTCGAGGGTGGCCGAGTATCGGCGCCGGATGCGAGAACGAGGACTGCGACCGATACAGGTCTGGGTTCCCGATGTCCGGACCCCGTCGTTCGCCGTGGAGGCCGCCCGGCAGAGTGCACTCGTCGCGCACGGCCGGCATGCCCACGAAGAGCAGCAGTACGTCGAGTCGATCTCGGCTCCGTGGGACGACGAGTGA
- a CDS encoding aldo/keto reductase, translating to MIAARTHRGLAFTTLGIGCAQLGNLHRAMSDEQAEETVHAAWAAGVRYFDTAPHYGLGLSERRLGRALSTYPRDEYVLSTKVGRLLVPTPETAHQSDIANLFDVPADARRVWDFSRDGIRRSLDASLERLGLDRVDVVYLHDPDEHWEAASTIGVDTLVDLREQGVIGACGAGMNRADMLADFIAHTDIDIVMCAGRLTLLEQESAVRMLRLARERHVAVVAAGVYNSGILSRETVPDRITYDYAAASDDILRRARDIERICRDHGVALPAVALQFPLRSPQVVSAVVGVENREQAEAAAARMAASVPDELWSALATAGHIVTHELV from the coding sequence ATGATCGCCGCGCGCACGCACCGCGGTCTCGCGTTCACCACGCTCGGGATCGGCTGCGCGCAGCTCGGGAACCTCCACCGGGCGATGTCCGACGAGCAGGCGGAGGAGACGGTCCACGCCGCGTGGGCTGCCGGGGTGCGGTACTTCGACACGGCGCCGCACTATGGCCTCGGACTCTCGGAGCGCCGGCTCGGGCGTGCTCTCTCCACATACCCGCGCGATGAGTACGTGCTCTCCACCAAGGTCGGGCGGCTTCTCGTGCCGACGCCTGAGACCGCGCACCAGAGTGACATCGCGAACCTGTTCGACGTGCCGGCGGATGCGCGGCGGGTCTGGGATTTCAGCCGCGACGGCATCCGCCGATCACTCGATGCGAGCCTGGAACGCCTCGGCCTCGACCGCGTCGACGTCGTCTACCTGCACGACCCGGACGAGCACTGGGAGGCGGCGTCCACGATCGGCGTCGACACCCTCGTCGACCTGCGGGAGCAGGGCGTCATCGGTGCCTGCGGAGCGGGGATGAACCGGGCCGACATGCTCGCCGACTTCATCGCGCACACCGACATCGACATCGTCATGTGCGCCGGTCGCCTGACGCTGCTCGAGCAGGAGAGTGCGGTGCGGATGCTGCGCCTCGCACGCGAGCGCCATGTCGCGGTCGTCGCCGCCGGGGTCTACAACTCCGGCATCCTCAGCCGGGAGACGGTACCCGACCGGATCACCTACGACTACGCCGCGGCATCCGACGACATACTGCGACGCGCACGCGACATCGAGCGCATCTGCCGCGACCACGGGGTCGCGCTGCCGGCCGTCGCTCTGCAGTTCCCGCTGCGCTCGCCGCAGGTGGTCTCGGCCGTCGTCGGCGTCGAGAACCGCGAGCAGGCGGAGGCGGCCGCTGCGAGGATGGCGGCATCCGTCCCCGACGAGCTGTGGAGCGCGCTCGCCACTGCCGGGCACATCGTCACCCACGAGCTGGTCTGA
- a CDS encoding carboxymuconolactone decarboxylase family protein has translation MNIGKIYAAPYQAMLEFAGKAAEAGADAGLSPLLVELVKVRASQLNGCAFCLRMHAADAVKHGETADRLAVLAGWWESQYFTPEEQAALQIAERVTMIGDHGRLHDRGIDVDGILNEKQIAAVTWLAVVINSWNRIAITSHYPVAP, from the coding sequence GTGAACATCGGCAAGATCTACGCAGCTCCGTACCAGGCGATGCTGGAGTTCGCCGGAAAGGCCGCAGAAGCAGGAGCGGATGCCGGGCTGTCGCCGCTGCTCGTCGAGCTGGTGAAGGTGCGGGCCTCGCAGCTCAACGGCTGCGCCTTCTGCCTGAGGATGCACGCAGCCGACGCCGTGAAGCACGGCGAGACCGCCGACCGGCTCGCGGTGCTGGCGGGGTGGTGGGAGTCCCAGTACTTCACACCCGAAGAGCAGGCGGCTCTGCAGATCGCCGAGCGCGTGACGATGATCGGCGACCACGGTCGGCTGCACGACCGCGGGATCGATGTCGACGGCATCCTGAACGAGAAGCAGATCGCGGCCGTGACCTGGCTCGCCGTCGTGATCAACAGCTGGAACCGCATCGCGATCACGAGCCACTACCCCGTGGCTCCCTGA
- a CDS encoding SDR family oxidoreductase: protein MSRTIVDIDIRPLSGTRAVVTGGSDGIGLRIATRLARAGAELVLPVRNPQKGEAAASAIRAIAPGTHLETVLLDLSSLESVAAFGEAMRADGRPVHLLINNAGVMTPPERQTTRDGFEVQFGTNHLGHFALVAGLLPLLRAGRARVTSQLSISANHGAINWDDLNWERSYDGGRAYSQSKIAFGMFGLELARRSEALGWGITSNLSHPGIAPTSLLAARPEIGRAEDTVGVRVIRWLSARGLLVGTPETAALPALYAASSPDAVTGHLYGPRGPGHLGGAPAEQPLYSRLRSNADAERIWRSSEQLTGVDFPTTGA, encoded by the coding sequence ATGTCCCGCACAATCGTCGACATCGACATCCGCCCACTCTCCGGCACTCGTGCTGTCGTCACGGGCGGCAGCGACGGGATCGGTCTGCGCATCGCGACCCGGCTCGCCCGCGCCGGCGCCGAGCTCGTACTCCCGGTGCGCAACCCGCAGAAGGGCGAGGCGGCAGCATCCGCCATCCGAGCGATCGCACCCGGGACCCACCTCGAGACGGTGCTGCTCGACCTCTCCTCGCTCGAGTCCGTCGCGGCCTTCGGCGAGGCGATGCGCGCGGACGGGCGACCCGTGCACCTCCTGATCAACAACGCCGGTGTGATGACACCACCCGAGCGGCAGACCACCCGAGACGGCTTCGAGGTGCAGTTCGGCACCAACCACCTCGGGCACTTCGCCCTCGTCGCCGGGCTGCTGCCCCTGCTGCGGGCCGGACGGGCGCGGGTGACCTCGCAGCTGAGCATCTCGGCGAATCACGGCGCCATCAACTGGGACGACCTGAACTGGGAGCGGTCCTATGACGGCGGGCGCGCCTACAGCCAGTCCAAGATCGCGTTCGGGATGTTCGGTCTGGAGCTCGCCCGGCGCAGCGAGGCTCTCGGGTGGGGGATCACGAGCAACCTGTCGCATCCGGGCATCGCTCCGACCAGCCTGCTCGCGGCGCGACCCGAGATCGGCCGCGCCGAGGACACGGTCGGCGTGCGCGTGATCCGCTGGCTGTCGGCGCGTGGGCTGCTGGTCGGCACCCCCGAGACGGCGGCGCTTCCTGCGCTGTACGCGGCCTCGTCACCGGATGCCGTGACCGGACATCTGTACGGACCTCGCGGCCCCGGGCACCTCGGCGGCGCCCCCGCCGAGCAGCCGCTGTATTCGCGGCTGCGCAGCAACGCGGATGCCGAGCGGATCTGGCGGTCGTCGGAACAGCTGACCGGCGTGGACTTCCCGACGACGGGGGCGTAG
- the pnuC gene encoding nicotinamide riboside transporter PnuC: protein MDVLRWLAEAFNSQWMLPGGQTLLIREVVGNAFGLASALGGMRRKIWAWPVGIVGNILLLTVFLGSILSPDHQLPHLLGQAGRQVMFIAVAIYGWVRWRNAEGGRVTPRWAPTGARVGMVLVMIVGAVALTPLFRALGSWEPVWADAWTFVGSLVATYGMAKGWTEFWLVWIAVDVVGVPLLFGSGYYATGLMYVFYGAFTAVGFVVWWRAQVTAARAVVIIPPDPSPHMDDD, encoded by the coding sequence ATGGACGTTCTGCGCTGGCTGGCCGAAGCCTTCAACTCGCAGTGGATGCTGCCCGGCGGGCAGACGCTGCTCATCCGCGAGGTCGTGGGCAACGCCTTCGGACTCGCGAGCGCCCTCGGCGGCATGCGGCGCAAGATCTGGGCGTGGCCGGTCGGCATCGTGGGGAACATCCTGCTGCTCACCGTCTTCCTCGGCTCGATCCTCAGCCCCGACCACCAGCTGCCCCACCTGCTCGGGCAGGCCGGACGTCAGGTGATGTTCATCGCGGTCGCGATCTACGGCTGGGTGCGCTGGCGGAACGCCGAAGGCGGACGCGTGACCCCGCGATGGGCGCCGACCGGTGCGCGCGTCGGGATGGTGCTCGTGATGATCGTCGGAGCGGTGGCGCTGACTCCGCTGTTCCGCGCGCTCGGCTCCTGGGAGCCGGTATGGGCGGATGCCTGGACCTTCGTCGGATCCCTCGTCGCGACGTACGGAATGGCGAAGGGCTGGACTGAGTTCTGGCTCGTGTGGATCGCGGTCGACGTGGTCGGGGTGCCGCTGCTCTTCGGCTCGGGCTACTACGCGACCGGGCTGATGTACGTCTTCTACGGGGCCTTCACGGCCGTCGGGTTCGTGGTGTGGTGGCGTGCGCAGGTCACGGCCGCGCGGGCGGTCGTGATCATCCCGCCGGATCCGAGTCCGCACATGGACGACGATTGA
- a CDS encoding L-rhamnose mutarotase, translating into MRVALHSTIVEGSIDEYRVQHATIPADLRALFGEAGIRDWTIWRSGRHLFHLVECEDFGQAMSVVEPHPANIAWQQDIGRFVEAFHGPDGEEGFAPIEEVWSLENE; encoded by the coding sequence ATGCGCGTCGCCCTGCATTCCACGATCGTCGAGGGATCGATCGACGAGTATCGCGTCCAGCACGCCACGATCCCGGCCGACCTCCGCGCACTGTTTGGCGAGGCCGGCATCCGGGACTGGACGATCTGGCGCTCCGGGCGCCACCTGTTCCACCTGGTGGAGTGCGAGGACTTCGGCCAGGCCATGAGCGTGGTGGAGCCGCATCCCGCGAACATCGCGTGGCAGCAGGACATCGGCCGCTTCGTGGAGGCTTTCCACGGCCCGGACGGCGAAGAAGGATTCGCCCCGATCGAGGAGGTGTGGTCGCTCGAGAACGAATGA
- a CDS encoding type II toxin-antitoxin system PemK/MazF family toxin codes for MNRGELWTVAGGVYATKPRPALIFQDDVFAATDSVTVLPCTSNLVDAPLLRIRISAGELNGLERDSDVMVDKITTVRRQNVMDRVGRVTASQLAEIERSVLVFLGLAR; via the coding sequence GTGAACCGTGGCGAGCTGTGGACCGTGGCGGGCGGCGTGTATGCGACGAAACCCCGGCCGGCGCTGATCTTCCAGGACGACGTCTTCGCCGCGACGGACTCGGTGACGGTGCTTCCCTGCACGTCGAACCTCGTCGATGCTCCCCTGCTGCGGATACGCATCTCCGCCGGAGAGCTGAACGGTCTCGAGCGGGACAGCGACGTGATGGTCGACAAGATCACCACGGTGCGTCGTCAGAACGTGATGGATCGTGTCGGCCGAGTGACGGCATCGCAGCTCGCCGAAATCGAGCGGTCGGTGCTCGTTTTCCTGGGGCTGGCGCGCTGA
- a CDS encoding GNAT family N-acetyltransferase, with the protein MSTVQIRDAVTADLETITEIHNHAVVHTTAIWNEDAVDVDDRAAWLADRTAKGYPVIVAVDDTGVVGYASYAQWRPHSGYRRTVEHSVYVRGAQRGRGIGKTLMAELVVRARAAGIHVMIGGIESGNVASIVLHQRLGFAEVGRMPQVGAKFGRWLDLSMLQLTLDERATPDEPLTTDAAS; encoded by the coding sequence ATGAGCACCGTGCAGATCAGAGACGCCGTGACGGCCGATCTCGAGACGATCACCGAGATCCACAACCACGCCGTGGTGCACACCACCGCGATCTGGAACGAGGATGCGGTCGACGTCGACGACCGGGCCGCCTGGCTCGCCGACCGCACGGCCAAGGGATACCCGGTCATCGTGGCGGTCGACGACACGGGTGTCGTCGGTTACGCGTCCTACGCGCAGTGGCGTCCGCACAGCGGATACCGCCGCACCGTCGAGCACTCGGTCTACGTGCGGGGCGCCCAGCGCGGACGCGGCATCGGCAAGACCCTCATGGCCGAACTCGTCGTGCGGGCGCGTGCCGCCGGCATCCACGTCATGATCGGCGGGATCGAGAGCGGCAATGTCGCGTCGATCGTGCTGCACCAGCGGCTCGGCTTCGCCGAGGTGGGACGGATGCCGCAGGTCGGCGCCAAGTTCGGACGCTGGCTCGACCTCAGCATGCTGCAGCTCACGCTCGATGAGCGGGCGACCCCTGACGAACCCCTCACGACCGACGCGGCATCCTGA
- a CDS encoding sugar ABC transporter ATP-binding protein, with the protein MTVALEVTGLRKTFPGVVALASADLVVEAGSIHALMGENGAGKSTLIKIVTGVQGADSGRMLLAGEEVAFGNPQEAMAAGVGVVHQERNVVREFTVGENIVLSALPRKGGRVDWRRVWVEAKRCLDMLDLNIDPRTPMSELSAAQMQLVEIARGLYRSAQVLLLDEPTASLSKDEAERLYTVVHQLAAEGTAIVLVSHKLDEVFAHCDAITVLRDGSTVMPSQPIADTTRDEVIARMVGRTLADLEVGERAVERTGTPALELTDVSTAAGHRDISLAVHPGEVVGLYGLVGAGRTELARSILGLDRITAGQLRVDGRPVRIRSVRDALRRFRIGYVTENRKEEGVFLLQSITRNVAVTIWSELSRFGGFVSGRREREAVDRYIEMLDIKVSSQDQLAGQLSGGNQQKVSLAKWLAARTRVLIIDEPTVGIDVRTKQAFYELIWKLADDGMAILLISSDLAEMVTLADRIVAMDRFVVRGTIENTHQYEAMSTEVMGHIHSPAVETA; encoded by the coding sequence ATGACCGTCGCACTCGAAGTCACTGGGCTCCGCAAGACGTTCCCTGGAGTGGTCGCGCTCGCGAGCGCCGACCTCGTGGTGGAGGCGGGCTCGATCCACGCGCTGATGGGCGAGAACGGCGCCGGGAAGTCCACGCTCATCAAGATCGTCACCGGCGTGCAGGGAGCCGATTCGGGGCGGATGCTGCTCGCCGGCGAAGAGGTCGCCTTCGGCAACCCGCAGGAGGCGATGGCGGCCGGCGTCGGCGTGGTGCACCAGGAGCGCAACGTCGTGCGGGAGTTCACGGTCGGCGAGAACATCGTGCTCTCCGCGCTGCCGCGCAAGGGCGGACGGGTGGACTGGCGCCGAGTGTGGGTGGAGGCGAAGCGCTGCCTCGACATGCTCGACCTGAACATCGACCCGCGCACTCCGATGAGCGAGCTGTCTGCCGCGCAGATGCAGCTCGTCGAGATCGCCCGCGGCCTGTATCGCAGTGCGCAGGTGCTGCTGCTCGACGAGCCGACAGCCTCGCTCAGCAAGGACGAGGCCGAGCGGCTCTACACGGTCGTGCATCAGCTCGCTGCCGAGGGGACGGCCATCGTTCTGGTCAGCCACAAGCTCGACGAGGTGTTCGCGCACTGCGACGCGATCACGGTGCTCCGCGACGGCAGCACGGTCATGCCGTCGCAGCCGATCGCCGACACCACCCGCGACGAGGTCATCGCGCGGATGGTCGGTCGGACGCTCGCAGACCTCGAGGTGGGCGAGCGGGCCGTGGAGCGCACCGGCACCCCGGCCCTCGAGCTGACCGATGTGAGCACGGCCGCCGGTCACCGCGACATCAGCCTCGCCGTGCACCCGGGCGAGGTGGTCGGACTCTACGGACTGGTCGGCGCCGGTCGTACCGAGCTCGCCCGATCGATCCTCGGCCTCGACCGCATCACCGCCGGGCAGCTCCGCGTCGATGGCCGGCCGGTGCGGATCCGTTCGGTGCGCGATGCGCTCCGCCGTTTCCGCATCGGATACGTCACCGAGAACCGCAAGGAGGAGGGCGTCTTCCTCCTGCAGTCGATCACACGCAACGTCGCGGTGACGATCTGGTCGGAGCTGTCGAGGTTCGGCGGCTTCGTCTCCGGGCGCCGCGAGCGCGAGGCCGTCGACCGCTACATCGAGATGCTCGACATCAAGGTGTCGTCACAGGATCAGCTCGCCGGTCAGCTCTCCGGAGGCAATCAGCAGAAGGTCTCGCTGGCGAAGTGGCTCGCCGCCCGTACCCGGGTGCTCATCATCGATGAGCCGACGGTGGGGATCGACGTGCGCACCAAGCAGGCGTTCTACGAGCTGATCTGGAAGCTCGCCGACGACGGCATGGCGATCCTCCTCATCTCCAGCGACCTCGCCGAGATGGTCACGCTGGCCGACCGCATCGTCGCGATGGACCGGTTCGTCGTGCGCGGCACCATCGAGAACACGCACCAGTACGAGGCGATGAGCACCGAGGTGATGGGCCACATCCACAGCCCGGCGGTGGAAACGGCATGA
- a CDS encoding DUF808 domain-containing protein, with translation MSVGLLAVVDDILSAAMKASAKAAGVVIDDAAVTPQYVQGITPARELPVVGKIALGSLANKFLIIIPAALLLTAFAPWVLPYLLILGGTYLCFEGAEKVLEWFGVQHGHADEGARDEKKLVLGAVRTDLILSTEIMLISLASLEKGLDIWTTLAILAVIALLMTVAVYGAVALLVKIDDIGLKMAKNPVQRVRHTGTRIVRSMPAVFRFISILGTVAMLWVGGHLVLVNLGEVGWHFPVDILHAVEHALEPAGAVIVWIVDTIISAIAGLAIGLVIVGIVLGIGRMLGKKPSFHEGEESPADVHV, from the coding sequence ATGTCCGTTGGACTGCTCGCCGTCGTCGACGACATCCTGAGCGCCGCGATGAAAGCATCGGCGAAGGCTGCCGGTGTCGTCATCGACGATGCCGCGGTCACCCCGCAGTACGTGCAGGGCATCACCCCCGCTCGCGAGCTGCCGGTCGTCGGAAAGATCGCGCTCGGCTCGCTCGCGAACAAGTTCCTCATCATCATCCCCGCGGCCCTGCTCCTCACGGCGTTCGCTCCGTGGGTGCTCCCGTATCTCCTGATCCTCGGCGGAACGTACCTCTGCTTCGAAGGCGCCGAGAAGGTGCTGGAGTGGTTCGGCGTGCAGCACGGGCATGCCGACGAGGGCGCACGCGACGAGAAGAAGCTCGTGCTCGGCGCCGTGCGCACCGACCTCATCCTCTCCACCGAGATCATGCTCATCTCGCTCGCGAGCCTCGAGAAGGGGCTCGACATCTGGACGACCTTGGCGATCCTCGCCGTGATCGCGCTGCTCATGACGGTCGCGGTCTACGGAGCGGTCGCGCTGCTGGTCAAGATCGACGACATCGGGCTCAAGATGGCGAAGAACCCGGTGCAGCGCGTGCGGCACACCGGCACCCGGATCGTGCGCTCGATGCCCGCGGTGTTCCGCTTCATCAGCATCCTCGGCACCGTCGCCATGCTCTGGGTCGGCGGCCACCTCGTGCTCGTGAATCTCGGCGAGGTGGGCTGGCACTTCCCGGTCGACATCCTGCACGCGGTGGAGCACGCGCTCGAGCCCGCTGGCGCCGTCATCGTCTGGATCGTCGACACGATCATCTCGGCCATCGCCGGCCTCGCGATCGGTCTGGTGATCGTCGGCATCGTGCTCGGGATCGGTCGGATGCTGGGCAAGAAGCCCAGCTTCCACGAGGGCGAGGAATCCCCCGCCGACGTGCACGTCTGA